In one window of Polynucleobacter sp. AM-7D1 DNA:
- a CDS encoding ParA family protein codes for MAKIFCIANQKGGVGKTTTAVNLAAGLAGHQQRVLLVDLDPQGNATMGSGVEKADLNSTVYQVLIGLSTVKESAVPCESSGYDVLPANRDLAGAEIELVDLDSREQRLKDALALVANDYDFILIDCPPALSLLTLNGLCAANGVIVPMQCEYFALEGLSDLVNTIKQVHANLNPDLVIIGLLRVMFDARMTLQQQVSDQLLEHFGDKVFKSIIPRNVRLAEAPSYGLPGVAFDRSSRGAKAYLDFGAEMIERIKQM; via the coding sequence CGCAGGTTTGGCTGGGCATCAGCAGCGCGTTTTGTTGGTGGATTTAGATCCACAAGGTAATGCAACGATGGGGTCTGGAGTTGAAAAGGCAGACTTGAATAGCACCGTGTATCAAGTCTTAATTGGCCTATCAACAGTAAAAGAATCCGCAGTACCTTGCGAGAGCTCTGGCTATGATGTGTTGCCAGCCAATCGTGATTTAGCTGGCGCAGAAATTGAGTTGGTGGACTTAGATTCTCGCGAACAAAGATTGAAAGATGCGCTCGCTTTAGTTGCAAATGATTATGACTTTATTTTAATTGACTGCCCTCCCGCACTATCTTTGTTAACGCTCAATGGATTGTGTGCCGCGAATGGTGTGATCGTGCCAATGCAGTGTGAATATTTTGCACTGGAAGGATTGTCAGATTTAGTGAACACCATCAAGCAGGTTCACGCCAACTTAAATCCTGATTTGGTGATCATTGGTTTGTTGCGCGTAATGTTTGATGCGCGCATGACATTGCAGCAACAAGTTTCCGATCAATTGCTTGAGCACTTTGGCGACAAGGTATTTAAGAGCATCATTCCCCGTAACGTTCGCCTGGCAGAAGCCCCGTCATATGGGCTTCCTGGGGTGGCGTTTGATAGGTCATCTCGTGGCGCTAAAGCATATTTAGATTTTGGTGCCGAGATGATTGAGCGCATTAAGCAAATGTAA